The following are encoded together in the Flavobacterium sp. TR2 genome:
- a CDS encoding DUF6252 family protein: protein MKKYFYFLSLLLLLVSCTEDVRFNNPAFQTLKDNAFWRAQVYKAGIEANGFFTVEGSLGYEQIKFQISEPAEKTYVLGVNDDVKATFKNTYKGQEAEFTTGTGKGSGEVVVTEYNTVDKTISGTFKFTAVNVDSGAEKQQMHFTEGVFYKIPVTSEGNFVPVND from the coding sequence ATGAAAAAATACTTTTACTTTTTATCACTTTTACTGCTGCTTGTATCTTGTACAGAGGATGTAAGATTTAATAATCCTGCTTTTCAGACCTTAAAAGATAATGCTTTTTGGAGGGCACAAGTTTATAAAGCCGGAATAGAAGCAAATGGGTTTTTTACTGTTGAAGGTTCTTTAGGTTACGAACAGATAAAATTTCAGATTTCTGAACCAGCCGAAAAAACATATGTCTTAGGAGTAAATGATGATGTAAAAGCCACTTTTAAAAATACGTATAAAGGACAAGAAGCAGAATTTACGACTGGAACAGGTAAAGGAAGTGGGGAAGTTGTTGTTACAGAGTACAATACCGTTGATAAAACCATTTCCGGGACGTTTAAATTTACAGCAGTCAATGTCGATTCTGGAGCTGAAAAACAGCAAATGCATTTTACAGAAGGTGTTTTTTATAAAATTCCAGTAACGTCAGAAGGCAACTTTGTTCCTGTAAATGATTAA
- a CDS encoding alpha-isopropylmalate synthase regulatory domain-containing protein — protein sequence MEKRKIEIMDTTLRDGEQTSGVSFSAAEKLTIAQLLLEELNIDRIEIASARVSEGEFQAVNGITSWAEEKGYINRIEVLTFVDGGVSIDWMKKAGAKVQNLLTKGSMNHLTHQLKKTPEQHFSEIAQIIALAKENNIETNVYLEDWSNGMRNSPDYVFQFLDFLATQPIKRVLLPDTLGVLIPSLTFEFISKIRAKYPSIHFDFHAHNDYDLSVANVMEAIKAGINGLHVTVNGMGERAGNAPLESTVAVINDYMPEVNIGIKETSLYSVSKLVETFTGYRIPANKPIVGDNVFTQTAGIHADGDNKNNLYFNDLLPERFGRKRKYALGKTSGKANIEKNLQELGLKLNNEDLKLVTQRIIELGDKKETVTKEDLPYIISDVLDSHTYEEKITINSYMLVHSKGMRPSTTLSLNLNGEIIEENAQGDGQFDAFMNALSKIYKSKKLTLPKLIDYAVRIPPGSSSDALCETIITWVNNGKEFKTRGLDSDQTVAAIIATQKMLNVITD from the coding sequence ATGGAAAAAAGAAAAATTGAAATAATGGATACGACGCTCCGTGATGGTGAACAAACCTCAGGGGTATCATTTTCTGCTGCAGAAAAACTGACCATTGCGCAATTGTTGCTGGAGGAATTAAATATTGATAGAATCGAAATTGCTTCTGCACGTGTGAGCGAAGGAGAATTTCAGGCCGTAAACGGCATTACTTCTTGGGCCGAGGAAAAAGGATATATCAACAGAATTGAAGTTTTGACGTTTGTTGATGGCGGAGTTTCAATTGACTGGATGAAAAAAGCCGGTGCCAAAGTGCAGAATTTGCTGACCAAGGGCTCAATGAACCATTTAACGCATCAATTAAAAAAAACTCCAGAACAGCATTTTTCTGAAATTGCTCAAATCATTGCTTTAGCAAAAGAAAATAATATTGAAACCAATGTTTATTTGGAAGACTGGAGCAACGGAATGCGAAATTCTCCCGATTATGTTTTTCAATTCCTAGATTTTTTAGCAACTCAGCCAATTAAAAGAGTTTTACTTCCTGATACTTTAGGCGTTTTAATTCCGTCTCTAACTTTTGAATTTATTTCGAAAATTAGAGCAAAATATCCCAGCATTCATTTTGATTTCCATGCTCATAACGATTACGACTTAAGTGTTGCCAATGTTATGGAAGCGATAAAAGCGGGAATCAACGGACTTCACGTAACAGTAAACGGAATGGGAGAACGCGCTGGAAACGCACCGCTTGAAAGTACTGTGGCGGTTATCAATGATTATATGCCAGAAGTAAATATCGGTATTAAAGAAACTTCATTATACTCTGTAAGCAAATTGGTTGAAACTTTTACGGGCTACAGAATTCCTGCAAACAAGCCAATTGTGGGCGACAACGTTTTTACGCAAACAGCCGGAATCCACGCTGATGGCGACAATAAAAACAATCTTTATTTTAATGACTTGCTTCCAGAACGTTTTGGAAGAAAAAGAAAATACGCTCTAGGAAAAACTTCAGGAAAAGCCAATATCGAGAAGAATCTTCAGGAATTAGGCTTAAAACTAAACAACGAAGATTTAAAATTGGTAACCCAAAGAATTATAGAATTGGGCGACAAAAAAGAAACAGTTACAAAAGAAGATCTTCCATACATTATTTCTGATGTTTTGGATAGCCATACTTACGAAGAAAAAATTACGATAAACTCTTATATGCTGGTGCATTCTAAAGGAATGCGCCCATCTACGACTTTATCTTTAAATTTAAACGGAGAAATAATCGAAGAAAATGCTCAGGGAGATGGTCAGTTTGATGCTTTTATGAATGCTTTATCCAAAATTTACAAAAGCAAAAAACTTACGCTTCCAAAATTGATCGATTATGCCGTGAGAATCCCGCCAGGAAGTAGTTCTGATGCGTTGTGCGAAACCATTATTACATGGGTCAACAACGGAAAAGAATTCAAAACCCGCGGTTTAGATTCGGACCAGACCGTTGCAGCGATTATTGCAACGCAGAAAATGTTAAACGTGATTACCGATTAG
- a CDS encoding tRNA1(Val) (adenine(37)-N6)-methyltransferase produces the protein MFQFKQFSIKQDKTAMKVGTDGVLLGSWAPIDHNPFSVLDIGAGTGIIALMLAQRTHAEQIDALEIDEDAYEQAVENFDASPWGDRLFCFHAGLDEFIDEPEDEYDLIVSNPPFYAEDYKTENEQRDLARFQDAMPFEELVEAADLLLSENGIFALIIPFKEEEKFIALAKEAELYPLKITRVKGNPKSEIKRSLLAFSRNEVAEIETNELVIEIDRHVYTPEYIELTKDFYLKM, from the coding sequence ATGTTTCAGTTTAAACAATTTTCTATCAAACAAGATAAAACCGCTATGAAAGTTGGTACCGATGGCGTATTGCTTGGCTCTTGGGCTCCAATTGACCATAATCCGTTTAGTGTATTAGACATTGGTGCAGGGACAGGGATTATTGCTTTGATGCTTGCACAAAGAACTCATGCTGAACAAATTGATGCTCTTGAAATTGATGAAGATGCTTACGAACAGGCTGTAGAAAATTTTGATGCTTCTCCTTGGGGCGATAGATTGTTTTGTTTTCATGCTGGCTTAGACGAATTTATTGACGAACCTGAAGATGAATATGATCTGATTGTTTCAAATCCGCCTTTTTATGCCGAAGATTATAAAACAGAAAACGAACAGCGCGATTTAGCCCGCTTTCAAGATGCAATGCCTTTTGAAGAATTGGTCGAAGCTGCCGATTTATTACTCTCAGAAAACGGAATATTTGCTTTAATTATTCCTTTCAAAGAAGAAGAAAAATTTATTGCGCTGGCAAAAGAGGCTGAACTATATCCTCTTAAAATTACTCGAGTAAAAGGAAATCCAAAATCTGAAATTAAACGCAGTTTATTGGCTTTTAGCCGAAATGAAGTTGCTGAAATCGAGACTAATGAATTAGTTATCGAAATCGACAGGCACGTTTATACTCCTGAATATATTGAACTTACTAAAGATTTTTACTTAAAGATGTAA
- a CDS encoding RNA recognition motif domain-containing protein, with translation MNIFVGSLPFSIEEADLRESFEAYGTVDSVKIITDKFTGRSKGFGFVEMPNDSEAQKAIDELNGAVVSGRTIVVNKSEPKPEGERRSFNNNRGGNDRGGYGNNNRGGDRGNRREY, from the coding sequence ATGAATATTTTCGTTGGAAGCCTTCCATTCAGTATTGAGGAAGCAGATTTAAGAGAGTCTTTTGAGGCTTATGGAACAGTTGACTCTGTTAAAATTATTACTGATAAATTTACTGGAAGAAGTAAAGGCTTTGGTTTTGTTGAAATGCCAAATGATAGCGAAGCTCAGAAAGCTATCGACGAATTGAACGGTGCTGTGGTTTCAGGTCGTACAATTGTTGTAAATAAATCTGAGCCAAAACCGGAGGGCGAAAGAAGAAGTTTTAATAACAACCGCGGAGGAAACGATCGTGGTGGTTACGGAAACAACAACCGTGGCGGAGATCGCGGAAACAGAAGAGAATATTAA
- a CDS encoding 30S ribosomal protein S16 — translation MSVKIRLQRHGKKGKPFYWVVAADARSKRDGKYLEKIGTYNPNTNPATVELNLDSAVKWLHDGAQPTDTARAILSYKGALLKHHLDGGVRKGALTQEQADAKLTAWLEAKAGKVDAKKEGLSKAKADVKAKALKAEQEVNAKRVADAAAAQAEAAAAAQAEEATEEVAEAAEEAPAAEENNETTEA, via the coding sequence ATGTCAGTAAAAATTAGATTACAAAGACACGGTAAAAAAGGAAAACCTTTTTACTGGGTAGTAGCTGCAGATGCACGCTCAAAAAGAGATGGTAAATACTTAGAGAAAATCGGTACTTACAATCCAAACACTAACCCAGCAACTGTTGAGTTAAACCTTGACAGCGCAGTTAAATGGTTACACGATGGTGCTCAACCAACTGATACTGCAAGAGCTATCCTTTCTTACAAAGGTGCTTTATTGAAACACCACCTTGATGGAGGAGTTCGTAAAGGTGCTTTAACTCAAGAGCAAGCAGATGCTAAATTAACTGCTTGGTTAGAAGCAAAAGCTGGAAAAGTTGATGCTAAAAAAGAAGGTTTATCTAAAGCTAAAGCTGATGTGAAAGCAAAAGCTTTAAAAGCTGAGCAAGAAGTTAACGCTAAACGTGTTGCTGATGCTGCTGCTGCACAAGCTGAAGCTGCTGCCGCTGCACAAGCTGAAGAGGCTACAGAAGAAGTTGCTGAAGCCGCTGAAGAAGCTCCTGCTGCTGAAGAGAATAACGAAACAACTGAAGCATAA
- the leuD gene encoding 3-isopropylmalate dehydratase small subunit gives MAYDKFNILTSSGVPLPIENVDTDQIIPARFLKATKREGFGDNLFRDWRYNGDDTPKADFVLNNPTYSGKILVGGKNFGSGSSREHAAWAVYDYGFRAVVSSFFADIFKGNCLNIGVLPVQISPEFLANIFKAIEADPKTELEINLPNQTITLLSTGEQESFAINGYKKNNLINGFDDIDYLQDMKEDIKAFADKLPY, from the coding sequence ATGGCATACGATAAATTTAATATACTTACAAGCAGCGGTGTACCGTTGCCAATTGAGAACGTCGATACAGATCAAATCATTCCAGCTCGTTTCTTAAAAGCTACAAAACGTGAAGGTTTTGGAGACAATCTTTTCAGAGACTGGAGATACAATGGAGACGATACTCCAAAAGCAGATTTCGTTTTAAACAATCCTACATACAGCGGAAAAATCCTTGTGGGAGGAAAAAACTTCGGTTCTGGATCTTCTAGAGAGCACGCTGCTTGGGCAGTTTACGATTACGGATTCCGCGCTGTAGTTTCTAGCTTCTTTGCAGATATCTTCAAAGGAAACTGTTTGAATATTGGTGTTTTACCAGTACAAATCAGCCCTGAATTTTTAGCTAATATTTTCAAAGCTATTGAAGCTGATCCAAAAACAGAATTAGAAATCAATCTTCCAAACCAAACCATTACTTTGCTGTCAACTGGCGAGCAAGAATCTTTTGCTATTAACGGCTACAAAAAGAACAATTTAATTAATGGTTTTGATGACATTGATTATTTGCAAGACATGAAGGAAGACATTAAAGCTTTTGCTGATAAACTTCCTTACTAA
- the leuC gene encoding 3-isopropylmalate dehydratase large subunit → MSKTLFDKVWDSHVVRKIEDGPDVFFIDRHFIHEVTSPVAFLGLKSRGVNVLYPERTFATADHNTPTINQHLPVQDPLSANQLKALEDNANEYGISHWGLGHQKNGIVHVVGPENGITLPGATIVCGDSHTSTHGAFGAIAFGIGTSEVEMVLSTQCIMQPKPKKMRINVNGQLSKGVGPKDVALYIISKLTTSGGTGYFVEYAGDVFENMTMEGRMTVCNLSIEMGARGGMIAPDQTTFDFLEGRLYAPKGEAWTKAVEYWKTLKTDADAVFDAELNIKAEDIEPMITYGTNPGMGIGITKHIPSAKEVEGGEETYKKSLAYMGFNEDDVMIGKQIDYVFLGSCTNGRIEDFRAFAEIVKGRKKADNVTAWLVPGSHVVEAQIKEEGILDILTEAGFVLRQPGCSACLAMNDDKVPAGKYAVSTSNRNFEGRQGPGSRTLLASPIMAAAAAVTGKLTDPRELF, encoded by the coding sequence ATGAGTAAGACATTATTTGACAAAGTATGGGATTCACATGTTGTGCGTAAAATTGAAGATGGGCCAGATGTGTTTTTTATTGACCGCCATTTCATTCATGAGGTTACAAGTCCTGTTGCTTTTTTAGGATTAAAATCAAGAGGCGTTAATGTATTATATCCAGAACGTACTTTTGCAACTGCCGACCACAATACACCAACCATAAACCAACATTTACCAGTTCAAGATCCGCTTTCTGCAAACCAACTTAAAGCTCTTGAAGACAATGCAAACGAATACGGAATTTCGCACTGGGGATTAGGCCACCAAAAAAACGGAATTGTACACGTAGTTGGTCCTGAAAACGGAATTACTTTGCCAGGCGCTACTATTGTATGCGGTGATTCGCATACGTCTACTCACGGTGCTTTTGGAGCTATCGCTTTCGGTATCGGAACTTCTGAGGTTGAGATGGTGCTTTCTACTCAATGTATCATGCAGCCTAAACCAAAGAAAATGCGTATTAACGTAAACGGTCAATTAAGCAAAGGTGTTGGCCCAAAAGATGTTGCACTTTATATCATCTCTAAATTAACTACCTCTGGAGGAACTGGTTACTTCGTAGAGTACGCGGGTGATGTTTTTGAAAACATGACTATGGAAGGTCGTATGACTGTTTGTAATTTAAGTATCGAAATGGGTGCTCGTGGAGGAATGATTGCCCCTGACCAAACTACTTTCGATTTCCTTGAAGGAAGATTGTATGCTCCAAAAGGAGAAGCTTGGACAAAAGCTGTTGAATATTGGAAAACTTTAAAAACGGATGCTGATGCTGTGTTTGATGCGGAATTAAACATCAAAGCTGAAGACATCGAACCAATGATTACTTACGGTACAAACCCAGGAATGGGAATTGGTATCACAAAACATATTCCAAGTGCAAAAGAAGTTGAAGGCGGTGAAGAAACTTACAAAAAATCATTGGCTTACATGGGCTTCAATGAAGATGACGTAATGATCGGAAAACAAATCGACTACGTTTTCTTGGGAAGCTGCACAAACGGACGTATTGAAGATTTTAGAGCTTTCGCCGAAATTGTAAAAGGAAGAAAAAAAGCTGATAATGTTACCGCTTGGCTCGTTCCGGGTTCTCACGTTGTTGAAGCACAAATTAAAGAAGAAGGAATTTTAGACATTTTAACCGAAGCTGGTTTTGTATTACGCCAGCCTGGATGTTCTGCTTGTTTAGCAATGAACGACGATAAAGTTCCTGCTGGAAAATATGCAGTAAGTACGTCAAACAGAAACTTTGAAGGTCGTCAAGGTCCTGGCTCAAGAACGCTACTTGCTAGTCCAATTATGGCAGCAGCGGCAGCAGTTACAGGAAAACTAACAGATCCGCGCGAGCTATTTTAG
- the leuB gene encoding 3-isopropylmalate dehydrogenase: MKLNIALLAGDGIGPEVINEAVKVSDAVAKKFGHEITWKPALTGAAAIDAVGEPYPDSTHEVCKNADAVLFGAIGHPKYDNDPSAPVRPEQGLLKMRKALGLFANVRPTFTFPSLLDKSPLKRERIEGTDLVFLRELTGGIYFGEKGRKDNGDTAYDNCVYTRAEVQRLAKKGFELAMTRSKKLCCVDKANVLETSRLWRETVQAMEKDYPEVEVSYEFVDAVAMRLVQWPNSYDVLITENLFGDILTDEASVISGSMGLMPSASMGAEVSLFEPIHGSYPQATGLNIANPMATILSAAMMFENFGLMEEGKAMRDAVNKALEAGVVTEDLANGGKAYGTKEVGDWLAANV, from the coding sequence ATGAAATTAAACATAGCCCTTTTAGCCGGAGACGGAATCGGACCAGAAGTAATAAATGAAGCTGTAAAAGTATCTGATGCTGTTGCAAAAAAGTTTGGACATGAAATCACTTGGAAACCAGCTTTAACTGGAGCTGCCGCAATTGATGCTGTAGGAGAACCTTATCCAGATTCAACACACGAAGTTTGTAAAAATGCTGATGCGGTTCTTTTTGGAGCAATCGGCCACCCTAAATATGATAACGATCCTTCTGCACCAGTACGTCCAGAACAGGGTTTATTAAAAATGCGTAAAGCATTAGGTTTGTTCGCAAACGTAAGACCAACTTTCACATTCCCATCTTTATTAGATAAATCTCCATTAAAAAGAGAAAGAATCGAAGGAACTGACTTAGTTTTCTTAAGAGAATTAACCGGCGGAATTTATTTCGGTGAAAAAGGAAGAAAAGACAACGGAGATACAGCTTACGACAACTGCGTTTACACAAGAGCTGAAGTGCAGCGTTTAGCTAAAAAAGGTTTTGAATTGGCCATGACCCGTTCTAAAAAATTATGCTGTGTTGATAAAGCAAACGTTTTGGAAACTTCTCGTTTATGGAGAGAAACTGTTCAAGCGATGGAAAAAGATTATCCAGAAGTTGAAGTGAGCTACGAGTTTGTTGACGCTGTAGCAATGCGCTTGGTTCAATGGCCAAACTCTTATGATGTATTGATTACTGAAAACTTATTTGGAGATATCTTAACAGATGAAGCTTCTGTCATTTCAGGCTCAATGGGACTAATGCCTTCTGCATCTATGGGAGCTGAAGTATCTTTATTTGAACCTATTCACGGCTCTTACCCACAAGCTACAGGATTAAACATTGCCAATCCGATGGCTACAATTTTATCTGCCGCTATGATGTTCGAAAACTTCGGATTGATGGAAGAAGGAAAAGCAATGAGAGACGCTGTAAACAAAGCTTTAGAAGCTGGAGTAGTTACAGAAGATTTAGCTAATGGAGGCAAAGCATACGGCACTAAGGAAGTTGGCGATTGGTTGGCTGCGAATGTATAA
- the rimM gene encoding ribosome maturation factor RimM (Essential for efficient processing of 16S rRNA) → MRKEDCFYLGKIAKKFSFKGEVLIYLDTDEPELYENLESVFVEHNKHLIPFFIEKSALHKNDFLRVSFEDVNTEEDADALIGNGIYLPLTMLPKLTGNKFYFHEVIGFEIEDKRLGVFGKITSINDSSAQPLFEVLNGEVEILVPMIDQFLVKIDRENKKVIMDLPEGLIEMYL, encoded by the coding sequence ATGCGTAAAGAAGACTGTTTTTATTTAGGTAAAATCGCTAAAAAATTTAGTTTCAAGGGTGAAGTTCTGATCTATCTAGATACAGACGAGCCTGAGTTATACGAAAATCTGGAATCAGTGTTTGTTGAACACAACAAACACTTGATTCCTTTTTTTATTGAAAAAAGCGCTTTACATAAAAATGACTTTTTAAGAGTTAGTTTTGAAGACGTAAATACAGAAGAAGATGCAGACGCATTGATCGGCAACGGTATTTACCTTCCTTTAACCATGCTGCCAAAACTTACCGGCAACAAATTCTACTTCCACGAAGTTATTGGTTTTGAAATTGAAGACAAACGTTTAGGCGTTTTTGGAAAAATCACTTCTATTAACGATTCTTCAGCCCAACCTCTTTTTGAAGTTTTAAATGGCGAAGTCGAAATTTTGGTCCCTATGATTGACCAGTTTCTTGTAAAAATCGATCGCGAAAACAAAAAAGTAATTATGGATCTTCCTGAAGGTCTTATCGAGATGTACCTTTAG
- a CDS encoding AraC family transcriptional regulator — protein MEKKNYNPAKISSISQFHDLLRLPKPLHPMVSLVDNTQLIINEDIANHAFLLDFYKISYKFSTKGKMGYGQGYYDFTEGGLMFASPSQLIFTENEEGAEYGGYTLLFHPDFIRNYPLGKSIKKYGFFSYDTNEALHLSDSEKTIIVGLLQSIDNELNTAIHEMSQDVIVSYIDVLLNYSNRFYKRQFITRKTISHDLLLKVENTLDNYISNAETLKKGLPTVEFLASQINVSSHYLSDMLRNLTGQNAQQHIHSKLIEKSKDFLITTNLSVAEIAYQLGFEYPQSFSKLFKKKTSLTPLEFKNSLN, from the coding sequence ATGGAAAAGAAAAACTATAATCCGGCAAAAATCTCTTCTATATCGCAGTTTCACGATCTGCTTCGACTGCCAAAACCGCTTCATCCGATGGTGAGCTTGGTAGACAATACGCAGTTAATCATCAATGAAGATATTGCAAACCATGCCTTTTTACTCGATTTTTATAAAATCTCCTATAAGTTTTCTACCAAAGGAAAAATGGGATATGGCCAGGGTTATTATGATTTCACTGAAGGCGGACTCATGTTTGCTTCTCCCAGCCAATTAATTTTTACCGAAAATGAAGAAGGCGCTGAATACGGCGGTTATACACTTTTATTTCATCCCGATTTTATCCGAAATTATCCTTTAGGAAAAAGCATCAAAAAATACGGCTTCTTTTCTTATGACACCAATGAAGCTCTGCATCTTTCAGACAGCGAGAAAACAATTATTGTCGGATTATTGCAAAGCATCGACAACGAACTCAATACCGCTATACACGAAATGAGTCAGGATGTGATTGTTTCGTATATAGATGTTCTGCTGAATTATAGCAATCGTTTTTACAAACGCCAGTTCATTACCAGAAAAACGATCAGCCACGATTTATTATTGAAAGTTGAAAATACTCTGGACAACTATATCAGCAATGCAGAAACCTTAAAAAAAGGATTGCCTACCGTAGAATTTCTGGCTTCACAGATTAATGTTTCAAGCCATTATCTAAGCGATATGCTTCGGAACTTAACGGGACAAAACGCCCAACAGCATATTCATTCAAAATTAATTGAAAAGTCAAAAGATTTTCTGATTACGACCAATCTTTCGGTAGCAGAAATTGCTTATCAATTAGGTTTCGAATATCCTCAATCATTTAGCAAATTATTCAAAAAGAAAACTAGTCTGACTCCATTAGAGTTTAAAAATTCCCTGAATTAA